In a genomic window of Pirellulales bacterium:
- a CDS encoding S8 family serine peptidase gives MARSDGLVVRVGVPGISPVETLSLARKIVRQELPGDWIVALMGRESRDVSVRRPADKSNPTVAQAFDLAYRLRQHRLVEDCEPSLLLPDEMPQMMRPEFATVSRSSSSSSGGEDSDLSCSAAPDWALAFCRVAAAWDAPRPPGGKSRGQGIIVGHPDTGYTDHPELDAARVLVSRGRDFEEGDLDPRDTLSGFSPGHGTGTGSVIMSSVGPGRAVTGVAPLAELVPLRITTSVVLFSFAKLAEAIRFAADEGHHVLSISLGGPLYSRFLHRSVQYAIERGVIIVAAAGNVWPFVVYPAKLDEVIAVAACNCSKQVWADSASGAQVDITAPGESVWRAQASTTGFTVAPGSGTSFATAITAGAAALWLAHHGRAALINRFGMGGLAAAFKEVLVSKGFDAPNGWDASNYGPGLLNVDKLLRAALPSSVAAGGMSALNANPTARRLSQVDDIVALFPNDDPARIRAALANAMNVNESQLTIEVRDVADEIAYHAVLNPEVRRRLSGKQSHSRRVVSSTKRKPYRPPAMSARLKRMLD, from the coding sequence ATGGCCAGGTCCGATGGCTTGGTAGTCCGGGTCGGCGTTCCAGGTATCAGTCCCGTCGAGACGCTGAGTCTGGCCCGCAAGATCGTTCGACAGGAACTTCCCGGCGACTGGATCGTCGCGTTAATGGGTCGTGAGTCGCGGGACGTGAGCGTTCGTCGCCCCGCTGACAAAAGCAACCCGACTGTTGCGCAGGCGTTTGACTTGGCGTATCGCCTTCGCCAACATCGGCTGGTCGAGGATTGCGAGCCTTCGCTTCTTCTCCCCGATGAAATGCCTCAGATGATGCGGCCCGAGTTTGCGACGGTTTCGCGATCGTCGTCTTCCTCCTCAGGCGGTGAGGACTCGGATCTGTCCTGCTCTGCGGCGCCTGATTGGGCGCTCGCGTTCTGCCGAGTCGCCGCCGCCTGGGATGCGCCTCGTCCCCCCGGCGGCAAATCGCGCGGTCAGGGAATTATCGTCGGGCACCCCGACACGGGTTACACCGATCATCCCGAGCTCGACGCCGCCCGCGTCCTGGTCAGCCGGGGTCGAGATTTCGAGGAAGGCGATCTCGACCCACGCGACACTCTCAGCGGCTTTTCCCCCGGTCACGGCACCGGCACCGGCAGCGTGATCATGAGTTCCGTCGGCCCGGGTCGCGCCGTGACCGGCGTGGCGCCGCTGGCGGAGCTAGTGCCGCTGCGAATCACCACCAGCGTCGTATTGTTCTCGTTCGCCAAGCTGGCCGAAGCGATTCGCTTTGCCGCGGACGAAGGGCACCACGTCCTCTCGATCAGCCTGGGGGGGCCGCTTTACTCGCGATTCTTGCACCGGTCGGTCCAGTATGCGATCGAACGAGGGGTGATCATCGTCGCCGCGGCGGGCAATGTTTGGCCGTTCGTGGTGTACCCTGCGAAACTCGATGAAGTCATCGCGGTCGCCGCTTGCAATTGCAGTAAGCAAGTCTGGGCGGATTCGGCTTCTGGCGCCCAAGTGGACATCACGGCCCCCGGGGAATCCGTGTGGCGCGCCCAGGCGTCGACGACCGGGTTCACGGTCGCCCCAGGATCGGGCACGTCTTTTGCGACCGCCATCACGGCCGGCGCCGCCGCCCTCTGGCTGGCGCACCACGGTCGCGCCGCCTTGATCAACCGGTTCGGAATGGGAGGCCTGGCGGCGGCCTTCAAGGAAGTGCTCGTGTCGAAAGGATTCGACGCCCCAAACGGTTGGGACGCGAGCAACTACGGACCGGGCCTGCTGAACGTCGACAAGCTGCTGCGCGCCGCTTTGCCCAGTTCCGTTGCGGCGGGAGGCATGAGCGCCCTGAACGCTAATCCCACGGCGCGACGGCTGAGCCAAGTGGACGACATCGTCGCCCTGTTCCCCAACGACGACCCAGCACGCATTCGCGCTGCGTTGGCCAATGCGATGAACGTCAATGAATCGCAGCTCACGATTGAGGTCCGCGACGTTGCGGACGAGATCGCCTACCACGCGGTCCTGAACCCAGAGGTCCGACGACGCCTCTCCGGGAAGCAGTCGCATTCGAGACGCGTTGTCTCGTCAACGAAGCGTAAGCCGTACCGCCCCCCTGCGATGTCCGCTAGGTTGAAGCGGATGCTGGATTGA